The DNA sequence ATAATTAGTTTGATAATAGTTCATGTTAAATctatacatccatccatcagttATCTATGAATGCTTTATCAGTTAATGCATATGCCAGCATTTTACTAACAACTCAAGGTGGAGCTAGTTTCACCTATTgtacacacagataaacagttTATTAGTCCAGTGGAGCTCTTCCAAAGGCTCACAAGAATTTTAAAGGGGAAATCTCTCTAGACCAGGAAAGAAGACCTTATAGTTGTCATGTAGTGCTGTACAAGGTACAATATTTCCATCTGAAATGGTGgagcagaattaaaaaaaaacttacaataCAAGTACCTTTGAATATTGAAAGTGCAGCTATTTATTTGGGAATTTTAATGTAGTTTATGGTCTAAGTATACACTGAACCATTGGTATTGACAAGTTAATTATCCTGCAATTAAGTAGATTGAGTGTGAGTTTTTGTAAACTGGCTACATGAAGCAGTTCATCACAGTTGTAGAAACTCTTATAGACAAACACTTTGACCCTGTGATGATAAGCTGATtagtcatttatcatttttctaaTTGACAAGAGGATACAGCCTGAGcataattcaaaacaaaaaaacaaaaaatgatcatGGTTTTTTGCACTAACTCATGACACTTTGGACAGAGCAATATGGATAAAAGTCATCTATTATGTTCTAATTAATTGTCTTACTATATACTGTTATGtatatggtacatttattgaAGTCAGTGATTAACAGGGAGCATTTCCTTTCAGTTTTGTATTGTTACAAATCAAGATCCTTAACCACTTTGATGGAAAAATCTTAATATTCTGCCTTTATTGCAATTTTCATAACTAGATATATTTTAGGATGTATACCAAATCAAATACCAGTGTAAAACAGCTTACAGTTGCTGTATTCtacaaacactttttaaaaatcttaaaacCTAATAGGAGATAAATCATCAAGCCCTCttgatatttcatttcatatattttaaatacagcACTTTGACAAAGACcaggacaaaaaagaaacaaatgtatgaaaatgtttttatttcattagatGTAAAGTTCTATCAACCACCGACTGAGCAACAAAGCAGAAATTTACATTTCTCAACATATTAAATCGTGGACAAATCTGACCCAACTCAGTCCCCGACCTGTAGTTGCATCCCAGATCTTGAACGATCTCTCACTGGTCCAGCTCCACTGAAGACACCCAAAGACTAGAGATCAGCTTTAGCTTTTACGATTCACAAGACTAATGAAGGAGTAAAGCAAGAAACAGGTACCACAAATAGAAGACTTTTTAAAACTGGTAcatgaagatttttttattttttcataaagttAAAGGGGGAATGGCAGTAAATGTAGCAGTTTGTTCCCTAAATTTCATGGTGATTACaattgaggttgtttttttcttcttctcccccttgTACAAATATTCAGGTTTTCCGCTCAGGTTATAGACCTAAAAGAACAATCTAGTGATTAAAACATTGTAgtttgataacaacaacaaaaaaatgtggtgaGGTCATAATGATAGAAGGGCAAGCATAAATCCTCACTGCATTAACTCAAGtcaaatattatattacaaTCCTTGTAATCACTGTCAATTTTGACTATACATCTTGGAAATTCATAATTTAACCCTTTCCTGCATTGGTCAAGAAAAATATAGTGTTGCAAACGCATGCGTGCCGAGGAATTAACAAAAGCAGGCATCAGTCGCACATTCACCCATTTGGCAACAAGTCTATTCAAAATTGTGAACTATTTGCAActagttttttaaatttctgttcaGATTaggtaagagaaaaaaaaaactgaaaatcctTTCATGGTACCTTTCTACAATGCAGCAAAGGGTTAAGCATGTCGTCCACATAAGATCCTTCAACTATTCAACGGATTCCAAAGTTCTCATGAATTCATCAGTTTAATTTGTGATATTAAACTACTAGGAAGTATGAAAGGCAGAGTTTGACGTGTCTTCTCTTGCTTCTCTGTGGGGTCTTTGCATGTGTGGAAAGGCAGtgtttaataattattattatcattattattattattatttatcctGCTGCTTCTGTGTCCTCAGCTGGCTGCCCAGTGGCATTTTCTGCAGTCTTTGAGGCCTGTATGACGTGAAAAAGTGTGGTAAAAGTTGAGTTagtattaaaacaaatatttggcCTCTGCATCTGGATGAAAACACTTCAGTAGGTAAATGGTAGAACAGTGAGAGATTTCAACATCTAGCTTTCCTTATGATATACACATGAGACTCATGAACAGTGGATCAATTCTACATTCATGGTTAAAATAATGActcaccttctttttcttttttttctgtgttttacgGCTTGCTGAGCTCTGTAGTAAAGTCTAGGGAAAAGGAGATATCTCAGTAAAAAGTGagtcaaatgtgaaatgtagCTTCCTTCAATGTGTCATGAGGGCGCTTGATGTCATTAGACAGTCTTACCTTTAGCTCTGGATCCTGAACTTCATGTTCCGACTTGTAGAGCTCTGGATCAAAGGGGCCGCTGGTGATTCTGTGTGGCCCATTGGCCATGAGCAGCACTGTGAACTTAAACTGAGCTACAAACTCTCCTGCAAATAAAGACACAGAACAACTGAGGTGgtgaagaaaaagtgaaagcTGTTAAGAAGAACGGTGTAGTTAAAAACACTCACCTTCTTTCTCATGCAACACACTGAAGGGCTGTAACAATTCATGCTTGGCACACTCCACCACACCCAGACGGGCTTTGGCCTCATCCTCAAACGCCCTGATGGAAAATGGGTGGTGGTATTAACTGAGAGCTTCAAGCCAAAACTTTTCCACCTGCTGTTAATATTTATAAGAATTCAGCTGGGGGTGGTGTATGTATATTGGCAGCTACATGACGTGTGGTGTTCATACCTTAGGGTGAAGGGCATGGCATCAAAGCGTCGTTCCACTTCGCTGAAAAACGTACGGGAGGTTTTCATCTTCAAGCCATACTGCTTACTGGGGTCCCTCTTGTAAATGGTGGTCCTCAGACCTCCATCTCTGGCCTAATTGTAAATGACAAGAgggtaaaaacaataaatgtctattttttttcactaaatAGGTTTTCAGCTACAGTGGACATATGCTCTGTACTGTAGACAGCtagaggtagagagagacaaaagacactGACCTTCCCTTCTCCAGTGCTGATCAAAACGTCCACAGCATAGACTTCATGTACCTCAAACTCTGCCTTCTCATGGTCCTTCCTGAAAAATGTTAGTCAACAGCAGCCagtcaaaaagacaaagaaaatttcACCTTGTTGATACAGCAACAGTACACGTTAGTGGATAAATGAAAGATCTTACTAGTCAAATGTCTATAATTGAGTTTTCCAACGTGTCACTATGATTGGTTGGATTCAGTACCACAAACCACATTCCGTTCATTTCCATTATAATAAACAGGTGGCATAAGTCAAAGTCTCAAACTTGCAAATaataaaggataaaaaaatagtaatatttCCTGCTCAAAACAACTGAAGCCGATTTAAAATGCATATAATCTTTCCGTGCAAAACTTGGTTCTtgaatgtatgtgtgagttGACAACTGCACAGTAACCTTCTATATTATTCCTTCTCACAATTGTGTCAAACCACAGACATCAGAggtaaagatggaaaaaaagtcttaaacTTGAGGGCAGACAGGAAATTAGTTTAAACTAGTGCACCTTAATAACAGACGAACAACATTATGCAATATTCTAAATGTAAATCTACTGACGGGACCAAGTGTCACTGCATGTAGTAAGTTTCATTATGAACAGGGTTGAACATATTTCTTATCAACTACAATTCAAAACACCCAAAGTGTTCTCATCCTTCCTCCAATGACTCAAAAGTGACTAAATGTACCTTTGCTGGTCTGACGGGTTTTGGATTATGGTCTTCTCTCCATCTATGACATGTTGTTTAAGCTGATGAGACAGCAttccttttaaaacaaagaggcagggaaaacaaacattttgaaaatggaaaattaaaaaaaaaaaatctttgaaaacaTCCATGTGCACAGTGTACGTGTTATCAGTTGTACTAGTTATCAtccgctttggacaaaagcctctggtaaattaatgtaatgtaaagtaaaaatCATTCAATCTTCCAGAACAAATCTGGAAGGAAATTTAATGGAGAAAATTCATCCGTGTGTCCAATGTTAACACTTGTGATTTTCCCTGAAAGTCTTTTCCACGACCTGGGCACAAACTTTTTAACACTCACTCACCCTCAATAGGTGAGCATTTGAACGACTGAGCAATCTTGTTCCAGGCTTCTGTCACTTGAGTGttctgacaaacaaagaaaaaaaaagaaaagataatttccaaataaaaatacaaaaagctaGAAGCTAAAATGcagactgacatttttttttgcatttgaaaccATAGCCAATAATGTGATCTAATTTTCATATGGTGGATACAGAGAAGttaaaagagcagcagaggatcTGCAGTGAATTACAGAAGATAAAAACTCTAAAAGATGATTTTCACACTATAACATTTAGCCAGAGTCAAGACCCAGCTAAAGCACATGTAGAGACGGTAACTCATTATAAAGTTTGTGTTGGAAAAGGCTGTGAGGAGGTGATTAAATGTACCTGGTTACCAGGCTTAACAAGGCGAAGAGCTGCTTCTGCACACAGATGAGCCGATTTGATGACATCAGCTTTGCGGCCTGTGATGGGGTTCTCCTGTAGAAAAAAGACGCATAGAGAGGAGGACTTGAAGGTGTGCTTCAGCGAGAAGACAAAAAACTGTGGGCATTTTAAAATAGGCCCTTACCTTACAGACTCCCACAATAAAGCTGTGAGCTACGTTGGCAATGAAGCCGTCAACGTGAACCCCTAGATCTCTAcataaaacaagaggaaaagaagggagAGTGTGAAGTAACAATGcaacaaaaaggaaactggTCGTCTGTCAAATTCACTGCAAGTTTAACTGCCATCCAGCTGCAAACATTACTAGTGTTGCTGCAGGAGCCAATCAATCAATTCAACCTGGGAAGGATGGAATGTCAAATGTTCCACTTTGGAAAATTAAACTAATAGAAGATTGAACAATAAGAAggtcagacaaaaataaaacagcttaATCCGATATCAAACGGCAGATATAATCCAAGGTGAGTTTCTTTTTGGCTGTACATCAGATGCAATATAGTAAAGGACCTATTGTGAATTCAAGGTAGCAGCCACACAGACGGTAATACGTTGAACAGACAAGCCCAGTCAGACAGCTCGGCTATGAGTGTGAGAAAAGTGAGAGACATACAAACCAAGTGTGTGTAACCACATCACCATGAGCTACAACGAACACCttttaaaacactttaattCTACATGTAGCACAAATTACGTTACAGAGGACCAAGACATTTGTGGCAATACAACAACTAAGATGAGctgacttccttttttttctccaaagtaCAGCAATGCATTAGAAACGTGATAAATGGGATTTAGCAGATGGATGGCCATCAAGGCTAAAATCCAACACAACACCTAAAAAAACCTGCATCTAACCTTACTTGTCGTTTGCCAcacaggacagacaggaagacaagCCCATACtgaagaagcagagagaaaacccTCACATTCAAGCTGAGATTTCACAGAGAACGAAGGGAGGACAAACACTGGGGGACTCAAGACACACGAGGGAGGGGGTGACATTACTGCAGAGCGTGGTGCCTACATTTTGACCAGATCCCCATCTTTAAGTGTGTAGTCAGGGTCACTCTTCAGGGGAGAGAAGTGGCAAACACAGTTATTGACTGAGACGCTGGTGGGAAAGGCAATGCctagaaaagggaaaaagagaaCCACCAAGTCTTCATTTGGAAATCATCCACACGTTTAGCAAGAAAACTTTACAAGGAAGGAGGCAGTTACACCTAGatcacagaaaataaagttACACTGTcatacaaaaaattaaaaaaacttttgttaTTAAAGCCAAGACTGTGGGAAATCGCACACCAACAATTTGCACAACTGCTTCTAGGATCTTCTTAATGTGTCCACTTCAGCACAGACTCACTTGTATAATCGCTGACTCAcctttcttcatttccttttccttcttgaAGACCTTTCCGGTCTCAGCCATGATGTATGCGTCCCCCTTCTCACAGAGGCTGACAACAGACACCCCAGGCTTGGCTGCTTCGACCACCAGACGAAGAGCCTCTGgatgagacaaacagaaaaagattaagagaaagacaaagtagAGCAGGTGAGTACATTAATGCAGATTTGTCTGATGTCATTGaatgttgttgatattttgcCGTGCCATATATATATGACTTCTTTTATATAACAGCAGACAATgttgcaaatcaaaaaaacccTATAAAATGTGACATGTTTAAAGCATTATGGCATCAAAGTGTTGATGACACttctcctagtgtatctctgaccccagagctgcaggacccaaacccgtcattattattgttgttattattattattattaatattaatatcatcactaataataacaacaacataatggtattttttttaattataagtatcagtctggtagagattaaagcggcggttgtacaactgtcctctgtctctcttctctcctactgtctctcctctcaccctctttctgcccacttctcctctcttccccatttctctcctcaccccaaccggtcgagacagatgaccgcccacaactgagtctggttcttttaacaggaagattTCTTCCTgctaaaagggagttttttctctccaccgtcgccaagtgctttgctcattgtgggatttgttgggttttccctgtaatattgtaatattgacctcactatgtaaagtgccttgagacaatgtatgttgtgatatggcgctatacaaataaaattgaattgaattgaaatgaaagttGATGTCATCTATTTGATAAAGCCAGACCGCTATATCGGTTTG is a window from the Scophthalmus maximus strain ysfricsl-2021 chromosome 6, ASM2237912v1, whole genome shotgun sequence genome containing:
- the pa2g4a gene encoding proliferation-associated protein 2G4a, with protein sequence MSDDEQERTIAEDLVVTKYKMGGDIANQALRLVVEAAKPGVSVVSLCEKGDAYIMAETGKVFKKEKEMKKGIAFPTSVSVNNCVCHFSPLKSDPDYTLKDGDLVKIDLGVHVDGFIANVAHSFIVGVCKENPITGRKADVIKSAHLCAEAALRLVKPGNQNTQVTEAWNKIAQSFKCSPIEGMLSHQLKQHVIDGEKTIIQNPSDQQRKDHEKAEFEVHEVYAVDVLISTGEGKARDGGLRTTIYKRDPSKQYGLKMKTSRTFFSEVERRFDAMPFTLRAFEDEAKARLGVVECAKHELLQPFSVLHEKEGEFVAQFKFTVLLMANGPHRITSGPFDPELYKSEHEVQDPELKTLLQSSASRKTQKKKKKKASKTAENATGQPAEDTEAAG